One genomic segment of Centroberyx gerrardi isolate f3 chromosome 4, fCenGer3.hap1.cur.20231027, whole genome shotgun sequence includes these proteins:
- the LOC139910228 gene encoding myeloid cell surface antigen CD33-like, which yields MRASSLKSQCVTEITNSMEFSINVTQHITVESGECIVIPYEFTYPTRKISIPYTKIWFKGDPHNYVNTKVVQDLESDRKGTFKLHGLPQGEYEYGFKLEWRCNQTYIFPERVRISVSALTQRPVVVVPPLMEGENATLSCSASILCTGTARIHWKWTNADGRSELLPGDFQWLTGNILHFIPQAHDHSAIVTCVAVYNYSVVETTFTLTVKSQPKFLHGSQCIVEGELLTCVCISQGFPLPPIIWPVASLTEYSVSSSRGVRTVSSTIAMSTTEYHNTSVKCISSNELGHAEIDLPLQNNTAYWSDWRKKLEAALPWITAGLSLSLNLALLSSLIIICKRGKSRQKKSREEENTYVSLDKADVEQEYSAISPQPR from the exons ATGAGGGCCAGCAGCCTCAAGAGTCAATGTGTCACAG AAATTACTAACAGCATGGAGTTTTCAATCAACGTTACCCAACACATTACAGTGGAGTCTGGCGAGTGCATCGTGATCCCATATGAATTTACCTATCCAACAAGGAAAATCTCCATCCCCTACACAAAGATTTGGTTTAAAGGAGATCCACACAACTATGTGAATACAAAAGTTGTCCAGGATCTGGAATCTGACAGGAAAGGTACTTTTAAACTACATGGCCTTCCACAAGGGGAGTATGAGTATGGCTTCAAATTAGAATGGAGATGTAATCAGACGTACATTTTTCCAGAGAGGGTTCGGATCTCAGTATCTG caTTAACCCAAAGGCCAGTTGTTGTGGTTCCTCCCCTGATGGAAGGAGAAAATGCCACACTGAGTTGCTCTGCCAGTATTTTATGCACTGGTACAGCAAGGATCCACTGGAAATGGACAAACGCTGACGGGCGCTCTGAGTTGCTTCCCGGCGATTTTCAGTGGCTTACTGGAAATATTTTACACTTTATTCCCCAAGCACATGACCACAGTGCCATCGTCACATGTGTGGCGGTTTACAATTACAGCGTTGTGGAGACAACTTTTACTCTAACAGTAAAAT CTCAACCTAAATTCCTACATGGCTCCCAGTGTATAGTTGAAGGAGAGCTCCTGACCTGTGTGTGCATCAGTCAGGGGTTTCCCTTACCGCCGATCATCTGGCCGGTGGCCTCCCTCACAGAATACTCAGTCAGCAGCTCTAGAGGCGTCCGAACAGTGAGCAGCACCATCGCCATGTCGACTACTGAGTACCACAACACCAGTGTCAAATGCATCAGCAGTAATGAGTTGGGCCATGCGGAGATTGACCTTCCTCTGCAAAACAACACAGCAT ACTGGTCAGATTGGAGAAAGAAGCTTGAAGCAGCCCTACCCTGGATAACTGCTGGCCTGTCCTTAAGCCTTAACTTGGCCCTCCTGTCCAGCCTGATCATCATTTGCAAACG GGGGAAAAGCAGACAGAAGAAATCTCGTGAAGAAGAGAACACCTATGTTTCTTTGGACAAGGCAGATGTTGAGCAAGAGTACAGTGCTATTTCTCCACAGCCCAGATGA